Proteins encoded together in one Janthinobacterium tructae window:
- a CDS encoding transglycosylase domain-containing protein: MKDTGVNLAAQERPPSDPAAEAPPPASPPKKRRSRIWPIFAIIVLALIAGVAWFVMREVRTSALQAEFFTRLDRQLTFKVEPGPAPAGAIRYPQHGPYDERLGYASLPDFITKLNARDYAVTAQARMSPKMVELVDRGIFATYHEKNRAGLTILDCRAAPLFAASYPERMFDGFADAPPALVQSLLFIENRELLDPGTPERNPAVEWDRLSKAVFDKALNLFGGHRGGGGSTLATQIEKYRHSEDGRTSSMQDKLLQMISASLRSYQDGENTMEARRKIVVNYLNTVPLSAKSGFGEVNGIGDGMWVWYGRPFAEVKTLLKGNMDQPDSALAYKQALSLLIAQRRPSHYLVAGGADLEELTNSHLRLLAQAGVISPQLRDAAIAQKLRPSSASGVQSEASTSFVTRKASNAVRNHLASMLGDPRLYNLDRLDLKVVSTLDAQAQNAVTKVLRELRDPEVAKAAGLTGKGMLGNGDPANVVYSFTLLQKGDQANLLRVQTDNFDQPLDINEGAKLDLGSTAKLRTLVTYLDIIDQLHQRYSGMGAAELGKIAVDPKDMLSQWAIAYLKPLPLGEARNLPAMLAAAMQRQYSGNPGEGFFTGGGLHHFGNFSKLDDSRIMTVQQALRQSTNLVFVRLMRDVARYYMFSRPDSSASLLADADDPRRAQYLSRFADKEGREFLHRFYQKYRGKSVDEQEKILLASIRPTPVRLANIFRTINPKGTVAEFGDFLNANLPSQNEVPPERVAKMYQQYAMENWSLADRGYLANVHPLELWMVAYLRQHEGSTLSQMVAASEKERQEVYKWLFNTHRKHAQDRRIANLLEVEGFLEIHRQWKKMGYPFDSLVPSYATTLGASADRPAALAELMGIIINDGVRKPSVRIDSMHFAANTPYDTMVKRGTKVEAEQVLSPDVAKAVAKAIREVVSDGTAKRARTAFVGADGVPIPMGGKTGTGDQRFDVYGAGGRLIESRYVNRSATFVFNIGERFYGSMTAYVRGPESKNYDFTSALPVQLLVSLAPSLMPLIEAPAPAEGVAKQCTN; encoded by the coding sequence ATGAAAGACACAGGCGTCAACCTGGCCGCGCAAGAGCGGCCACCCTCTGATCCAGCTGCCGAGGCACCGCCGCCGGCGAGCCCGCCGAAGAAGCGCCGTTCGCGCATCTGGCCGATCTTTGCCATCATCGTGCTGGCGCTGATCGCCGGCGTGGCCTGGTTCGTCATGCGCGAAGTGCGCACCTCGGCCCTGCAGGCCGAGTTTTTCACGCGTCTGGACCGCCAACTGACGTTCAAGGTCGAGCCAGGCCCCGCGCCAGCGGGCGCCATCCGCTATCCGCAGCACGGCCCGTATGACGAGCGCCTCGGCTATGCCAGCCTGCCTGACTTCATCACCAAGCTGAATGCGCGCGACTATGCCGTCACGGCGCAGGCGCGCATGTCGCCGAAGATGGTGGAGCTGGTCGACCGGGGCATCTTTGCCACGTATCACGAGAAAAACCGCGCCGGACTGACCATCCTCGATTGCCGCGCCGCGCCCCTGTTCGCGGCCAGCTATCCCGAGCGCATGTTCGACGGCTTTGCCGACGCGCCGCCCGCGCTGGTGCAAAGCCTGCTGTTCATCGAAAACCGCGAATTGCTCGATCCGGGCACGCCCGAGCGTAACCCTGCCGTGGAATGGGACCGCCTGAGCAAGGCCGTCTTCGACAAGGCGCTGAACCTGTTCGGCGGCCACCGCGGTGGTGGCGGCAGCACCCTGGCCACGCAGATCGAAAAATACCGCCACTCGGAAGACGGCCGCACCAGTTCCATGCAGGATAAATTGCTGCAGATGATTTCGGCCAGCCTGCGCTCGTACCAGGATGGCGAAAACACCATGGAAGCGCGGCGCAAGATCGTCGTCAATTACCTCAATACCGTGCCGCTGTCGGCCAAGAGCGGCTTTGGCGAAGTCAACGGCATTGGCGACGGCATGTGGGTCTGGTATGGCCGGCCGTTTGCCGAGGTGAAAACTTTGCTCAAGGGTAATATGGACCAGCCGGACAGTGCGCTGGCCTACAAGCAGGCGCTGAGCTTGCTGATCGCGCAGCGCCGTCCTTCGCATTACCTGGTGGCCGGCGGCGCCGACCTGGAAGAATTGACCAACAGCCATCTGCGCCTGCTGGCGCAAGCGGGCGTGATTTCGCCGCAGCTGCGCGATGCGGCCATCGCCCAGAAGCTGCGCCCGTCGTCGGCCTCGGGCGTGCAATCGGAAGCATCGACCTCGTTCGTCACGCGCAAGGCCTCGAATGCCGTGCGCAACCATTTGGCCAGCATGCTCGGCGACCCGCGCTTGTACAACCTCGACCGCCTGGACCTGAAAGTGGTCAGCACGCTCGACGCGCAGGCGCAAAACGCCGTTACCAAGGTCTTGCGCGAGCTGCGCGACCCGGAAGTGGCGAAAGCGGCCGGGCTGACGGGCAAGGGCATGCTGGGCAATGGCGACCCGGCCAACGTGGTCTACAGTTTTACCCTGCTGCAAAAGGGCGATCAAGCCAACTTGTTGCGCGTGCAAACGGATAATTTTGACCAGCCGCTCGACATCAACGAGGGCGCCAAGCTGGACCTCGGTTCGACGGCCAAGCTGCGCACCCTGGTCACGTATCTGGACATCATCGACCAGTTGCACCAGCGCTACAGCGGCATGGGCGCCGCCGAGCTGGGCAAGATTGCCGTCGATCCGAAGGACATGCTGTCGCAGTGGGCTATTGCCTACTTGAAACCATTGCCGCTGGGCGAGGCGCGCAACTTGCCCGCCATGCTGGCGGCCGCCATGCAACGCCAGTATTCGGGCAATCCGGGTGAAGGCTTCTTCACGGGCGGCGGCTTGCATCATTTCGGCAACTTCTCCAAGCTTGACGACAGCCGCATCATGACGGTGCAGCAGGCGCTGCGCCAGTCGACCAACCTGGTGTTCGTGCGGCTGATGCGCGACGTGGCCCGCTACTACATGTTCTCGCGTCCCGATTCCTCGGCCTCCCTGCTGGCGGACGCGGACGATCCGCGCCGCGCCCAGTACCTGAGCCGTTTTGCCGACAAGGAAGGGCGTGAATTCCTGCACCGCTTCTATCAGAAGTACCGCGGCAAGAGCGTCGACGAGCAGGAAAAGATTTTGTTGGCCAGCATCCGCCCGACGCCCGTGCGCCTGGCAAATATCTTCCGTACCATCAATCCGAAAGGCACGGTGGCGGAATTCGGCGATTTCCTCAACGCCAACCTGCCATCGCAAAACGAAGTGCCGCCCGAGCGCGTCGCCAAGATGTACCAGCAGTACGCGATGGAAAACTGGTCCTTGGCCGACCGCGGTTATCTGGCCAATGTGCATCCGCTGGAGCTGTGGATGGTGGCGTATCTGCGCCAGCACGAAGGCTCCACCCTGTCGCAGATGGTGGCGGCCAGCGAGAAGGAACGCCAGGAAGTCTATAAATGGCTGTTCAATACGCACCGCAAGCATGCGCAGGACCGCCGTATCGCCAACTTGCTGGAAGTGGAGGGGTTCCTGGAAATCCACCGCCAGTGGAAGAAGATGGGCTACCCGTTCGATTCGCTGGTGCCGTCGTATGCGACGACCCTGGGCGCGTCGGCCGACCGTCCCGCCGCGCTGGCCGAGTTGATGGGCATCATCATCAACGATGGTGTGCGCAAACCGAGCGTGCGCATCGATTCCATGCATTTCGCCGCCAATACGCCGTACGACACCATGGTCAAGCGGGGCACGAAGGTGGAAGCGGAGCAAGTGCTGTCGCCGGACGTGGCGAAAGCCGTGGCCAAGGCCATCCGCGAAGTGGTGTCGGATGGCACGGCCAAGCGAGCCAGGACGGCGTTTGTCGGCGCCGACGGCGTGCCCATTCCCATGGGCGGCAAGACGGGCACGGGCGACCAGCGTTTCGACGTGTATGGCGCTGGCGGCCGCCTGATCGAGTCGCGCTATGTGAACCGTTCGGCCACGTTCGTGTTCAATATCGGCGAGCGCTTCTATGGCAGCATGACGGCGTATGTGCGCGGACCGGAATCGAAAAACTACGATTTCACCAGCGCCTTGCCCGTGCAACTGCTGGTGTCGCTGGCGCCGAGCCTGATGCCGCTGATCGAGGCGCCCGCGCCGGCCGAAGGCGTGGCCAAGCAGTGCACGAATTAA
- a CDS encoding glutathione S-transferase family protein, translating into MLKILGKAASINVRKVLWTCEELDLPYEREDWGSGFRATDDAAFLALNPNAMVPVLVDGDLVLWESNTICRYLCAQAGRDDLLPSTPRARAEVEKWMDWQMGDLNNSWRYAFLSLVRHSPAHQDAAQLAAGIAGWNKMMGILEQQLQRTGAFVCGEAFSLADIVLCLSVKRWLMAPMQRPDYPAIAAYHARLADKTAVFAG; encoded by the coding sequence ATGCTGAAAATTCTTGGAAAAGCCGCCTCGATCAATGTCCGCAAAGTCCTGTGGACGTGCGAGGAACTCGATCTGCCGTACGAACGCGAAGACTGGGGCAGCGGCTTCCGCGCCACGGACGACGCCGCCTTCCTGGCCCTGAATCCGAACGCCATGGTGCCCGTGCTGGTTGACGGCGACCTGGTGCTGTGGGAATCGAACACGATATGCCGCTACCTGTGCGCCCAGGCGGGCCGCGACGACTTGCTGCCAAGCACGCCCCGCGCCCGCGCGGAAGTGGAAAAATGGATGGACTGGCAAATGGGCGACCTCAACAACAGCTGGCGCTACGCCTTCCTGTCGCTGGTGCGCCACAGCCCCGCACACCAGGATGCGGCGCAGCTGGCGGCCGGCATTGCCGGATGGAACAAGATGATGGGTATCCTGGAACAGCAGCTGCAGCGTACGGGCGCCTTCGTCTGCGGCGAAGCCTTCAGCCTGGCGGATATCGTGCTGTGCCTGTCCGTCAAGCGCTGGCTGATGGCGCCGATGCAACGCCCCGACTACCCTGCCATCGCCGCCTACCATGCGCGCCTGGCAGATAAAACCGCCGTGTTTGCCGGCTAA
- a CDS encoding TAXI family TRAP transporter solute-binding subunit yields the protein MSKILAFSRFSVRDFLATAGPTLLLVGAFCALAYWLVDPAPPRQVSLSTGQDNSAYEEFGKKYAATLARHGIKVTLQPSLGSQENLQRLNSGKTDIAFVQSGSTEHADAERHGLISLGSLFTEPVWLFLREDKAVTELTQLKGMKINLGPEGTGVPSLFRQLLSVNGVEANELTVSDLQNTPATVELLEGRIDGLVFSSAPEAPLIQMLLQTPGIKLFDFSQAEAYTRRLPFLTHVVLPRGIVDLGRNIPAQDYHLIAPTATLVAREDLHPALIDLFVQAAASIHGGTGWFQQQGQFPSARYTEIPVAPEALKFYKDGAPVLQRYMSFWLANFFDRMWVLVVALGALILPLSRVVPPLYVWRIRSRVYRWYGQLRTVEQALEDVPPEQRAQVYAAQLKRLDQIEEMVNQISIPLSFADGLYGLRSHINFVRKRILTLMGEHPEAGEPA from the coding sequence ATGTCCAAAATCCTCGCGTTCAGCCGCTTTTCCGTGCGCGATTTTCTCGCCACCGCCGGTCCCACCCTGCTGCTGGTTGGCGCGTTTTGCGCGCTCGCCTACTGGCTGGTCGACCCGGCGCCGCCGCGCCAGGTGAGCCTGTCGACGGGGCAGGACAATAGCGCGTACGAAGAATTCGGCAAGAAATACGCAGCCACCCTGGCCAGGCACGGCATCAAGGTGACCTTGCAGCCGTCGCTGGGCTCGCAGGAAAACCTGCAGCGCCTCAATAGCGGCAAGACCGATATCGCCTTCGTGCAAAGCGGCTCGACGGAGCATGCCGATGCCGAGCGCCATGGCCTCATTTCGCTGGGCAGCCTGTTTACGGAACCCGTCTGGCTGTTCCTGCGCGAAGACAAGGCGGTGACGGAACTGACGCAATTGAAAGGCATGAAGATCAACCTGGGACCGGAAGGCACGGGCGTGCCCAGCCTGTTCCGGCAGTTGCTGTCCGTCAATGGCGTGGAAGCGAACGAGCTGACGGTGAGCGACTTGCAGAACACGCCGGCCACGGTGGAGCTGCTGGAAGGGCGCATCGATGGTCTCGTGTTCAGCTCGGCGCCGGAAGCGCCACTGATCCAGATGCTGCTGCAAACGCCGGGCATCAAGCTGTTTGATTTTTCGCAAGCGGAGGCGTACACGCGGCGCCTGCCTTTCCTCACGCATGTGGTCTTGCCACGCGGTATCGTCGACCTGGGGCGTAACATCCCCGCGCAGGATTACCACCTGATCGCACCGACCGCCACCCTGGTCGCGCGCGAAGACTTGCATCCGGCCTTGATCGACCTGTTCGTGCAGGCGGCGGCCAGTATTCACGGCGGCACGGGCTGGTTCCAGCAACAGGGGCAGTTCCCGTCCGCGCGCTACACGGAAATTCCCGTCGCGCCCGAAGCGCTGAAGTTCTACAAGGATGGCGCGCCCGTGCTGCAGCGCTATATGAGTTTCTGGCTGGCCAATTTCTTTGACCGCATGTGGGTGCTGGTAGTGGCGCTCGGTGCATTGATCTTGCCGCTGTCGCGCGTGGTGCCACCCTTGTACGTGTGGCGCATCCGCTCGCGCGTGTACCGCTGGTATGGCCAACTGCGCACGGTGGAGCAGGCGCTGGAAGACGTGCCGCCAGAGCAGCGCGCGCAAGTGTATGCGGCGCAATTGAAACGGCTCGACCAGATCGAGGAAATGGTCAACCAGATCTCGATTCCCCTGTCGTTTGCCGATGGCTTGTACGGCTTGCGCAGCCACATCAATTTCGTGCGCAAGCGCATCTTGACCTTGATGGGCGAACATCCAGAGGCGGGTGAGCCAGCCTGA
- a CDS encoding rhodanese-like domain-containing protein, which translates to MTTAADILTTARSRANEGTPYAGAVTPQEAYDLLQGDAAAKLIDVRTNAERDWVGRVDIADTQHGAVQWATYPGGVPNPDFLAQLAAQAGKDEVLLFLCRSGVRSRHAAKLATEHGYVNCFDILEGFEGDKDADGHRKQIGGWCKAGLPWLGA; encoded by the coding sequence GCAGCCGGGCCAATGAAGGTACGCCGTATGCCGGCGCCGTCACGCCGCAGGAAGCGTATGACTTGCTGCAAGGCGATGCCGCTGCAAAGCTCATCGATGTGCGCACGAATGCCGAGCGCGACTGGGTCGGCCGGGTCGACATCGCCGATACCCAGCATGGTGCGGTGCAATGGGCCACGTATCCGGGCGGCGTACCAAATCCCGACTTCCTCGCGCAACTGGCTGCCCAGGCCGGCAAAGACGAGGTGCTGCTGTTCCTGTGCCGCTCCGGCGTGCGTTCACGCCATGCGGCCAAGCTGGCGACCGAGCACGGCTACGTGAACTGCTTCGACATCCTCGAAGGTTTTGAGGGCGACAAGGATGCCGACGGCCACCGCAAGCAGATCGGCGGCTGGTGCAAGGCGGGGCTGCCGTGGCTGGGCGCCTGA